A portion of the Cervus canadensis isolate Bull #8, Minnesota chromosome 26, ASM1932006v1, whole genome shotgun sequence genome contains these proteins:
- the NUDT9 gene encoding ADP-ribose pyrophosphatase, mitochondrial isoform X2 — MAGGFLGKTLAAVSLSVALASVTVKYLGGCSVAACRNSLLSCRFHVNSNMMSGFHGTKHSHNKARTSPYPGSKVQRSQVPNDKVGWFVEWRDYNPVEYTAVSVLAGPRWADPQISESNFSPKFNEKDGQVERKSQNGLYEVENGRPRNPAGRTGLVGRGLLGRWGPNHAADPIITRWKRDRSGNKITHPISGKNILQFVAIKRKDCGEWAIPGGMVDPGEKISATLKREFGEEALNSLQKSSAEKRELQEKLHQLFSQEHLVIYKGYVDDPRNTDNAWMETEAVNYHDETASLPWLFPELPRPQH; from the exons ATGGCCGGAGGCTTCCTGGGGAAGACTTTAGCCGCCGTCTCCCTCTCTGTCGCCCTGGCCTCTGTGACTGTCAAGTACTTGGGCGGCTGCAGCGTCGCGGCGTGCAG aAACTCACTTTTATCCTGCAGATTTCATGTTAATTCCAACATGATGTCTGGTTTTCATGGTACCAAACATTCTCACAACAAGGCTCGGACATCTCCTTATCCAGGTTCAAAAGTTCAACGCAGCCAGGTTCCTAATGATAAAGTGGGCTGGTTTGTTGAGTGGCGTGACTATAATCCTGTGGAATACACTGCAGTTTCTGTCCTGGCTGGACCTCGGTGGGCAGATCCTCAGATCAG TGAAAGCAACTTCTCTCCCAAGTTTAATGAAAAGGATGGGCAGGTTGAGAGAAAGAGCCAGAATGGCCTGTATGAGGTTGAAAATGGAAGACCTAG aaaTCCTGCAGGACGGACTGGACTGGTTGGCCGGGGGCTTTTGGGGCGATGGGGCCCCAATCATGCTGCAGATCCCATCATAACCAG GTGGAAAAGGGATAGAAGTGGAAATAAAATCACCCATCCCATTTCTGGGAAAAACATCTTACAGTTTGTTGCAATAAAGAGGAAAGACTGTGGAGAATGGGCAATCCCAGGG GGGATGGTGGATCCAGGAGAGAAGATTAGTGCCACACTGAAAAGAGAATTTGGTGAGGAAGCGCTCAACTCCTTACAGAAATCCAGTGCTGAGAAGAGAGAATTGCAGGAAAAGTTGCACCAGCTCTTCAGCCAGGAACATCTAGTG atatataaaggTTATGTTGATGATCCTCGAAACACTGATAATGCATGGATGGAGACAGAAGCTGTGAATTACCATGATGAAACAG